One window of Phycisphaeraceae bacterium genomic DNA carries:
- a CDS encoding ATP-binding protein produces MAEPLYVEKPGKFYLGKDYDLQAGKTGNIPLQYDAKDLTTHGVCVGMTGSGKTGLCLALLEEAALNGIPAICIDPKGDLTNLLLTFPQLRPQDFRPWVDPSEATRRGLSLDDLAARTASMWKDGLAQWGQDGARIQRFKDAADIAIYTPGSSAGLPLSVLQSFAAPATAVRNDPEALGDRIASSVSGLLALVGIEADPLRSREHILLSNLLDHAWRAGRDLDMATLIRDISHPPFDKVGVMDLESFYPAKERFALSMSLNNLLASPGFSAWMQGEPLNIQRLLYTEAGKPRLAILSIAHLSDAERMFFVTLLLGEVLAWIRAQSGTSSLRALLYMDEVYGYFPPSANPPSKVPMLTLLKQARAFGLGVLLATQNPVDLDYKGLSNAGTWFLGRLQTERDKMRVLDGLEGASAAAGARFDRSRMEKILSGLGKRVFLVNNVHEDQPTVIQSRWAMSYLRGPLTRDQISQLMADRKSQTPKAAVTATDRGSSNVHAIPTDKPLLPPGLKQVFLSCKPELKNTAVTYQPALYGNANLHFVDTANKFDAWQPHAFILPLNDESADDNWSGCEVVVGELSGVNGEPDCPTAQFAELPSRFRQPKALIQMRSELKDYIYQSLRLELRKCLPLNLTAQPGQSDEDFRHAIEQEAARQSTAEITRLGTALEEKLRPLEIQKQQQPSGFWVGCKRVIKLIGRFLLRIALLLPEILLRMADLYLNKGRRYRKVLTQRQLDQAGRALSQSGRETARDPKELTRGEIETEIAELRAQFEVDKKAVEARYNPDQLLRQIEKVSIPPRKSDIDINDLQILWRPGKAKG; encoded by the coding sequence ATGGCAGAACCGTTGTATGTTGAGAAGCCGGGAAAGTTTTATCTCGGCAAAGATTACGATCTCCAAGCCGGTAAGACGGGTAATATCCCGCTGCAATATGACGCCAAAGATTTAACCACGCATGGCGTCTGCGTGGGTATGACCGGCAGCGGCAAGACGGGCCTCTGTCTGGCTCTACTGGAAGAAGCAGCCCTTAACGGTATTCCCGCTATCTGTATTGATCCCAAGGGTGATCTGACCAACCTGCTGCTGACATTTCCACAACTACGACCGCAAGACTTTCGGCCATGGGTCGATCCAAGTGAAGCTACTCGACGCGGATTATCGCTCGATGACCTTGCTGCACGAACTGCCAGCATGTGGAAGGATGGGCTTGCCCAATGGGGTCAGGACGGTGCACGCATTCAGCGATTCAAAGACGCTGCTGACATTGCCATCTATACCCCCGGCAGCAGTGCCGGACTACCGTTAAGCGTGCTGCAATCGTTTGCTGCACCTGCAACTGCTGTGCGCAACGATCCTGAAGCACTCGGTGATCGAATCGCTTCGTCAGTCTCAGGCTTGCTGGCACTGGTGGGCATTGAAGCCGACCCGCTGCGCAGCCGCGAACACATCCTTCTCTCGAACCTGCTTGACCATGCCTGGCGAGCCGGTCGCGATCTGGATATGGCCACGCTGATACGGGATATCTCGCATCCTCCATTCGACAAAGTCGGCGTGATGGATCTCGAAAGTTTTTATCCCGCGAAAGAACGATTTGCGCTGTCGATGTCGCTCAACAATCTGCTCGCCTCACCCGGCTTCAGTGCGTGGATGCAGGGAGAACCGCTCAACATTCAGCGGCTGCTGTACACCGAAGCCGGTAAGCCACGGTTGGCGATTCTTTCCATCGCACACCTGAGCGACGCTGAACGTATGTTTTTCGTCACTCTGCTGCTGGGGGAAGTGCTCGCATGGATCCGCGCGCAATCAGGTACCTCCAGCTTGCGGGCTTTGCTCTACATGGACGAGGTGTACGGTTATTTTCCACCCAGTGCCAATCCGCCTAGTAAGGTACCGATGCTCACACTGCTCAAGCAGGCACGCGCCTTTGGACTGGGCGTGCTGCTGGCTACGCAGAATCCGGTCGATCTCGATTACAAGGGACTGTCCAACGCAGGCACCTGGTTCCTCGGTCGATTACAAACCGAGCGTGACAAGATGCGTGTGCTTGACGGATTGGAAGGTGCCTCAGCCGCTGCTGGCGCACGCTTCGATCGCTCACGAATGGAAAAAATTCTCTCCGGCCTGGGTAAGCGTGTGTTTCTGGTCAACAACGTACATGAAGACCAACCAACAGTCATTCAGTCACGCTGGGCTATGTCATATCTGCGCGGCCCGCTGACACGAGATCAAATTTCACAGTTGATGGCAGACCGCAAATCACAGACACCCAAAGCCGCAGTGACCGCAACCGATCGCGGATCATCGAACGTACACGCGATCCCTACAGATAAACCCCTTTTGCCGCCGGGCTTGAAGCAGGTTTTTCTCAGCTGCAAGCCAGAATTGAAAAATACGGCGGTCACCTACCAACCGGCACTCTACGGCAACGCCAATCTGCATTTCGTAGATACAGCTAATAAGTTCGACGCCTGGCAGCCACACGCTTTTATCTTGCCGCTCAATGATGAATCTGCTGATGACAACTGGTCCGGTTGCGAAGTAGTCGTTGGTGAATTGTCAGGCGTGAATGGGGAACCGGATTGCCCGACAGCTCAATTTGCCGAATTGCCGAGCAGATTCCGCCAGCCAAAGGCACTGATCCAGATGCGCAGTGAGTTGAAAGATTACATCTACCAATCACTGCGATTGGAGTTGCGCAAGTGTCTGCCGCTGAATCTGACCGCGCAGCCCGGCCAATCTGACGAAGACTTTCGACATGCGATCGAGCAGGAGGCAGCCCGTCAGTCAACCGCTGAGATTACCCGCCTGGGTACAGCTCTGGAGGAAAAACTGCGGCCATTGGAAATTCAAAAGCAGCAACAGCCGTCAGGATTCTGGGTCGGGTGCAAGCGTGTGATCAAGTTGATCGGTCGTTTTCTGCTGCGTATCGCGTTGCTGTTACCTGAGATTTTGCTGCGTATGGCTGATCTTTACCTGAATAAGGGCCGCCGCTATCGCAAGGTCCTCACACAACGCCAGCTCGACCAGGCGGGTCGGGCCCTTAGCCAGTCTGGTCGTGAGACTGCACGCGACCCCAAAGAACTAACGCGGGGTGAAATTGAAACGGAAATCGCGGAGCTGCGTGCTCAGTTTGAGGTTGATAAAAAAGCAGTCGAAGCCCGTTACAACCCCGATCAACTGCTCCGACAGATTGAGAAGGTGTCGATTCCTCCACGGAAATCAGATATCGACATCAATGATTTGCAAATCCTGTGGAGGCCGGGCAAGGCGAAAGGCTGA
- a CDS encoding YhcH/YjgK/YiaL family protein, which translates to MIIDQLENASQYAAPGSRLAKAFEFLRRKDLATLENGKYPIDGENVFALVQSYDTKPKEQGRFEAHRKHIDVQYVVAGDECMGYANINDIQITEAYKEKDDYLLGTGKPDFVRVRPGMFAIFHPQDAHIPCAAVDQPCAVKKVVVKVRVD; encoded by the coding sequence ATGATTATCGATCAACTCGAAAACGCTTCACAATATGCTGCCCCCGGCAGTCGCTTGGCTAAGGCCTTTGAGTTTCTTCGTCGCAAAGATCTAGCCACGCTCGAAAACGGCAAGTATCCAATTGATGGTGAAAATGTTTTTGCGCTTGTACAAAGCTACGACACCAAACCCAAGGAGCAGGGCAGATTTGAAGCTCATCGCAAGCACATTGATGTGCAATATGTCGTGGCTGGCGACGAGTGCATGGGCTACGCCAACATCAACGATATCCAGATCACAGAAGCATATAAGGAAAAGGATGATTACCTGCTTGGCACGGGTAAACCTGATTTCGTCAGGGTTCGGCCGGGGATGTTCGCCATATTTCATCCGCAGGATGCACATATTCCCTGTGCCGCGGTTGACCAACCCTGCGCGGTGAAAAAGGTGGTGGTCAAGGTACGGGTGGATTGA
- the chrA gene encoding chromate efflux transporter → MSATDSQSARLRELAALFFKLGTFGFGGPAAHLALVEDEVVRKRGWLSPQEFLDLVGATNLIPGPNSTEMAIHIGRVRAGLPGLIVAGICFIAPAAVLSGMLAWLYLRGGNLSDARGFLFGIKPAMIAIMAGLIWKLGRKAVKDWRLALVGAATTVASFQGADELVALFASGLVGMFWLRMRAINRNSIDQSLPLLATGWLAQRFIPSARAQLAYEAAISLPTTVGPGRIDATITALAIFFLKVGSILYGSGYVLIAFIEGDLVRDHGWLTKQQLLDAVAVGQVTPGPLFSTATFIGYIVMAKAGGSPIAGAAVATIAIFLPAFILVAVTGPLISRLRRSSWMAAFLDAINVSSIALMFAVVLKLAQEVFWAENQPAGWPAWMIAVLAAVASLVLRINAAIVIIGSGLIGLILARAHLI, encoded by the coding sequence ATGTCCGCCACTGACTCGCAATCCGCGCGGCTGCGTGAGCTGGCTGCGCTGTTTTTCAAGCTCGGCACATTTGGCTTTGGTGGGCCTGCAGCTCATCTGGCGCTTGTGGAGGATGAAGTCGTTCGCAAACGCGGATGGCTTTCACCGCAGGAATTTCTCGACCTCGTCGGTGCGACCAATCTGATTCCCGGTCCCAATTCCACGGAAATGGCGATCCATATCGGGCGTGTACGCGCGGGATTGCCGGGATTAATCGTCGCGGGGATTTGTTTTATCGCACCGGCAGCAGTTCTATCGGGAATGCTGGCATGGCTATACCTGCGCGGGGGCAATCTGAGCGATGCGAGGGGATTTCTCTTTGGCATCAAGCCGGCGATGATCGCAATCATGGCGGGGTTGATATGGAAGCTCGGCCGCAAAGCGGTTAAGGACTGGAGGCTGGCATTGGTCGGAGCCGCGACCACGGTCGCATCATTTCAGGGAGCAGATGAGCTTGTGGCGCTCTTCGCCAGCGGACTGGTCGGTATGTTCTGGTTGCGCATGCGGGCGATCAATCGGAATTCCATTGACCAGTCATTACCACTGCTTGCGACCGGCTGGCTTGCTCAGCGATTCATACCCAGTGCCCGCGCACAGTTAGCGTATGAAGCTGCGATTAGTCTGCCGACAACCGTTGGGCCGGGTAGGATTGATGCCACCATTACCGCGCTTGCGATATTTTTTTTGAAAGTCGGCTCCATCCTTTATGGCAGTGGTTATGTACTGATCGCATTCATTGAAGGTGATCTCGTGCGCGATCACGGCTGGCTTACCAAACAGCAGTTACTCGATGCGGTTGCGGTCGGGCAAGTTACGCCTGGTCCACTTTTTTCCACAGCGACATTCATCGGATATATCGTGATGGCCAAAGCTGGCGGTTCGCCAATCGCCGGGGCGGCTGTGGCGACGATCGCGATATTCCTGCCTGCGTTTATCCTTGTCGCTGTTACCGGGCCTCTGATCTCCCGGCTACGTCGCTCGTCGTGGATGGCTGCGTTTCTCGACGCCATCAACGTGTCATCTATTGCGTTGATGTTCGCCGTCGTGCTCAAACTGGCGCAGGAGGTGTTCTGGGCAGAGAACCAGCCTGCAGGCTGGCCTGCATGGATGATCGCCGTTCTCGCGGCTGTGGCATCACTTGTCTTGCGGATCAATGCAGCGATTGTCATCATCGGCAGCGGGTTAATCGGGCTGATTCTGGCGCGGGCTCACCTGATCTGA
- a CDS encoding N-acetylneuraminate synthase family protein, producing MSSSTKPTPSSFAGLPASNLAYPRVHSQLFAPATNTQPPRVCVIAEIGVNHDGNVTKALELVRSAVRAGADAVKFQLFDPRHLLSNQSRLAVYQESSATDVFTMLDRLKLSLRDMLTVRAAARNAGIAFIVTPFSLEDFDALRQLDVDAVKIASPDAVNNPLLELTASLGRPMIVSTGTAELDELEFVAELVRDRPSCLMQCISSYPTPTNDAGLGGISVLSHRFGLPTGYSDHTTNVVTGALAVAAGACVIEKHLTYDPTASGPDHAASFDGESFYEYVSLIRQAAMMHGPANKAPHAVEADVRSASRQSLCIKHDLPAGHVLTRNDLTIKRPGTGIPAAHFNRVLGRKLIRAVKANDLLTADDI from the coding sequence ATGAGCTCATCCACGAAGCCCACACCGTCGTCTTTCGCTGGTCTGCCAGCGTCGAATCTCGCCTACCCGCGTGTTCATTCTCAGCTTTTTGCTCCCGCGACTAACACCCAGCCGCCACGTGTCTGTGTCATCGCCGAAATCGGAGTCAATCACGACGGCAACGTCACGAAGGCTCTTGAGCTTGTGCGCTCCGCCGTCCGCGCCGGTGCCGACGCCGTCAAGTTTCAGCTCTTCGATCCACGTCACCTGCTCTCGAATCAGTCACGACTGGCTGTCTATCAGGAATCTTCCGCCACCGATGTCTTCACCATGCTCGACCGGTTGAAGCTCAGCCTACGCGACATGCTTACCGTGCGAGCTGCGGCGCGAAATGCGGGCATCGCATTCATCGTTACACCCTTCAGCCTGGAAGACTTTGATGCGCTCCGACAGCTTGATGTCGATGCTGTAAAAATCGCCTCACCCGACGCGGTGAACAATCCGCTGCTTGAGCTTACCGCATCACTTGGCCGGCCAATGATTGTCTCAACGGGAACAGCAGAGCTTGACGAACTGGAGTTTGTAGCGGAACTGGTCCGTGATCGCCCGTCGTGTCTGATGCAGTGCATCTCCAGTTACCCAACGCCGACGAATGATGCGGGATTGGGTGGCATTTCGGTACTGTCGCATCGCTTCGGGCTGCCGACTGGCTACTCCGATCACACGACAAACGTCGTGACCGGTGCGCTGGCGGTCGCGGCAGGTGCCTGTGTGATCGAAAAGCACCTGACCTACGATCCCACAGCCAGCGGCCCTGACCACGCTGCGAGTTTTGACGGAGAATCGTTTTACGAATACGTCAGCCTCATCAGGCAGGCTGCGATGATGCACGGCCCGGCAAACAAGGCTCCCCACGCTGTTGAGGCTGACGTCCGCAGTGCTTCACGCCAAAGCCTGTGCATCAAACACGACCTGCCGGCAGGTCACGTACTTACACGCAACGATCTGACGATCAAACGTCCCGGCACAGGTATTCCCGCTGCGCATTTCAACCGCGTCCTGGGCAGAAAACTCATTCGTGCAGTGAAGGCCAATGATCTACTCACCGCTGACGATATTTGA
- a CDS encoding right-handed parallel beta-helix repeat-containing protein, with protein sequence MIDIHVSPTGCDGRDGSPCQPVATLTGARDRIRSLRRQSRVYTPVTVWIHAGCYELVEPFVLTAEDSGSEVSPVVYRAWPGDEVRISGGRRIAPEKFTPITDDVLRHKLPAGVLQLDLAALGLTEIGDAIPRGFWFPKTPAEMEVFGDDRPLPMSRWPREGYAIVGKVLEVGATSLDPNPTGSRCAIFTGDIDRIRRWSRAESLRCFGYWKHAWSPATQPVAELDHERGLIRLATETHYGIWEGRKYCVLNAVEEITQPGDWALDRSARILYIYPTPNWQQARIVVSYLAGPLISLEETQHVVLRDLIIECSRGMGVSVTGQNNLLAGCTVRNVGGLAVSVNGRHNGVQACDIHDTGQGGIMLAGGDRRALTAGSNWAVNNHIHDFNRISYTYNPGIGFDGVGHRAAHNHIHSGPHNAILIWGNDHLMEYNEFDHLAIGTDDASAIYMGRNPSEQGNVIQHNFFHHIGTPSPWGTAAIYADDGICGLAMRGNVFYRCGHAGQVSMAAIFINAGKDHLIEQNLFVDCRLAVGFMFPTQADWEKMVAREGSSIEEMRKNIYETVDIDSPVFRARYPHLAHLAKNASRNTLRGNLTVNCGRLASPEERQVMVDNHETSTDPGFVDIERMDFRIRGDVALVNRFPGFAPPSIDMMGLRVDEYRKTLPPRDLVDCKVEVIERPVMSCPGETAQARIAVKIANLSTHAFVGQIECWTNANDCVRFPGATTLDVDVPANGLAQLELPLTVTSRPDAKLMVGAMVVKGRQFLLPTPLRPEYRCHITRVAALPDLENLGNVLESAKPLTFLSHGQEVGKMRLAIDSRNAGIHAQVKDSRVTEQFLHGAHDGNFWGGPYLGLLAAKPEAKSTREVQQVVFFPHGAEGAGSVWRFNGHEQVPVPTFPWRVHPCDGGYELAALIPLDLLGLDGNRTNFLFEAMVNLRIEKENRATSTTLFGSRTAQLELPTLAKCTVG encoded by the coding sequence ATGATCGATATCCACGTTTCGCCAACCGGCTGTGATGGCCGGGACGGCTCCCCCTGTCAGCCGGTAGCTACGTTAACAGGTGCACGCGATCGCATCCGCTCCTTGCGACGGCAGAGCCGGGTATACACCCCGGTTACCGTCTGGATTCACGCGGGTTGTTATGAACTGGTAGAACCGTTTGTATTGACGGCTGAGGACTCAGGCAGCGAGGTGTCTCCGGTGGTTTACCGCGCCTGGCCGGGTGATGAAGTGCGCATCTCCGGCGGCCGTCGCATCGCTCCTGAAAAATTTACCCCCATCACTGATGATGTTCTACGGCACAAGTTGCCTGCTGGAGTTCTCCAACTTGATCTGGCTGCTCTGGGACTGACTGAAATTGGTGATGCTATCCCGCGGGGCTTCTGGTTTCCCAAAACTCCCGCAGAGATGGAAGTTTTCGGCGATGACCGTCCGCTGCCGATGTCTCGCTGGCCGCGAGAGGGATACGCCATCGTCGGAAAGGTACTTGAGGTCGGCGCGACATCGCTCGATCCCAATCCAACTGGTTCCAGATGTGCGATCTTTACCGGCGACATTGATCGAATCCGCAGATGGTCTCGTGCTGAGAGTTTGCGGTGCTTTGGTTACTGGAAACACGCATGGTCACCTGCGACGCAACCCGTTGCGGAACTCGACCACGAACGCGGCCTGATTCGTCTGGCCACCGAAACTCACTACGGTATCTGGGAGGGAAGAAAATACTGCGTACTCAATGCTGTCGAAGAGATCACCCAGCCCGGCGACTGGGCGCTGGATCGCTCCGCGCGCATCCTCTATATCTATCCGACCCCAAATTGGCAGCAGGCGCGGATCGTCGTCTCCTATCTGGCTGGCCCGTTGATCTCCCTTGAGGAGACGCAACATGTGGTCTTGCGCGATTTAATCATCGAATGCAGCCGCGGCATGGGTGTTTCAGTGACCGGTCAGAACAATCTCCTTGCCGGCTGTACCGTCCGAAATGTTGGCGGACTAGCGGTATCTGTTAACGGTCGACATAACGGCGTACAAGCTTGCGACATTCACGACACGGGGCAGGGTGGAATCATGCTTGCCGGAGGTGATCGCAGGGCGCTCACAGCCGGGAGCAATTGGGCCGTTAACAACCATATCCACGACTTCAACCGCATCAGTTACACCTACAACCCCGGTATCGGTTTTGACGGCGTCGGCCATCGCGCAGCTCATAACCATATTCATTCGGGGCCGCATAACGCCATACTCATTTGGGGAAACGATCACCTCATGGAGTACAACGAGTTCGACCACCTGGCGATCGGGACGGATGACGCATCAGCTATCTACATGGGCCGAAACCCCAGTGAGCAGGGTAACGTTATCCAACACAATTTCTTTCACCACATCGGCACGCCCTCACCCTGGGGAACGGCCGCGATCTATGCGGACGATGGCATTTGCGGCCTGGCGATGCGCGGCAATGTTTTTTATCGCTGCGGTCACGCAGGGCAGGTGTCGATGGCGGCCATTTTCATCAACGCGGGCAAGGATCACTTGATCGAGCAGAACCTGTTTGTCGATTGTCGGCTGGCGGTTGGATTCATGTTCCCCACACAGGCGGATTGGGAAAAAATGGTCGCCCGTGAGGGTAGTTCCATTGAGGAGATGCGCAAGAATATCTACGAAACCGTCGATATCGATTCCCCGGTTTTCCGGGCACGCTATCCGCACCTGGCGCACCTGGCAAAAAATGCCAGTCGCAACACGCTCCGCGGCAATCTCACCGTCAATTGCGGTCGGCTCGCCTCACCTGAAGAGAGGCAGGTGATGGTGGACAACCACGAAACTAGCACTGATCCGGGCTTCGTTGATATTGAGCGAATGGATTTCCGCATCCGAGGGGATGTTGCGCTGGTAAATCGCTTCCCGGGTTTTGCCCCGCCATCCATCGACATGATGGGTCTTCGTGTGGATGAATATCGCAAGACGTTACCGCCGCGCGATCTTGTCGATTGCAAGGTGGAAGTCATTGAGCGGCCGGTGATGTCGTGTCCCGGCGAGACCGCGCAGGCCCGCATTGCGGTGAAGATCGCCAATTTGAGCACTCATGCGTTTGTCGGGCAGATCGAATGTTGGACGAACGCGAACGATTGTGTCCGTTTCCCTGGCGCGACGACGCTTGATGTTGATGTTCCAGCTAATGGCCTGGCTCAGTTGGAACTGCCGCTGACGGTGACGAGCCGCCCGGACGCGAAACTGATGGTAGGAGCGATGGTAGTCAAGGGCAGGCAATTTTTACTGCCCACACCGCTCCGTCCGGAGTATCGCTGTCACATCACGCGCGTAGCTGCGCTGCCGGATCTGGAAAATTTGGGGAACGTGCTGGAGAGTGCCAAACCGCTCACTTTCCTGTCTCACGGTCAGGAGGTTGGCAAGATGCGTCTGGCCATCGACAGCAGAAACGCGGGTATCCACGCGCAAGTGAAGGATAGCCGTGTGACCGAGCAGTTTCTGCACGGTGCTCATGATGGAAATTTCTGGGGCGGCCCGTATCTGGGATTGCTTGCTGCCAAGCCGGAGGCAAAGTCAACACGCGAGGTCCAGCAGGTCGTCTTCTTCCCACACGGGGCGGAAGGCGCCGGATCGGTTTGGAGATTCAACGGCCACGAACAGGTTCCTGTGCCGACATTTCCCTGGCGTGTGCATCCATGCGATGGAGGCTACGAACTTGCCGCACTGATTCCACTGGACTTGCTGGGTCTCGATGGCAATCGCACCAACTTTCTTTTTGAAGCCATGGTAAATCTGCGCATCGAGAAGGAGAACAGGGCTACCTCGACGACACTCTTTGGCAGCCGAACGGCACAACTGGAATTGCCCACGCTCGCTAAGTGCACCGTGGGGTAA
- a CDS encoding prepilin-type N-terminal cleavage/methylation domain-containing protein: MKHPTRQSLSAFTLVELLVSISIIALLIAILLPVLAQARTQVLRLKGANNMRQMELGFLTYAVDSRDTLPRSNNHPWGFGPWYFQVNHGGDKVNLLDIAKSYGFDSATAHPVVGTPALSDAANIQTSQFLGASWEYLPGYLVPSMAATTKVAQGPLRASSNSRYQMMQDFLVHARGHPAPLRWQAVQVSNVAVRRIEGGAGNPSFAFFGTNDNNLYPGTPAENARNVIGAYCGYYDGSVSFSQTKDFKWALWNTWGSGLYFAHRQYEP, encoded by the coding sequence ATGAAACATCCAACCAGGCAGAGTTTGTCTGCTTTTACGCTGGTGGAACTGCTGGTGTCGATCTCGATCATCGCGCTACTGATCGCGATCCTGCTGCCCGTGCTGGCACAAGCCCGGACACAGGTCCTGCGTCTTAAAGGCGCGAATAACATGCGGCAGATGGAGTTGGGATTCCTGACCTATGCTGTCGATAGCCGCGACACACTGCCTCGAAGTAATAACCATCCCTGGGGTTTTGGACCTTGGTATTTTCAGGTGAATCATGGCGGCGACAAAGTCAATCTGCTGGACATCGCCAAGTCTTATGGATTTGATTCCGCGACCGCGCATCCGGTGGTTGGTACGCCTGCTTTGTCAGACGCCGCCAACATCCAAACCAGTCAGTTCCTGGGGGCAAGCTGGGAGTACTTGCCCGGCTATCTCGTGCCATCAATGGCTGCGACCACCAAAGTAGCGCAGGGACCGCTTCGTGCCTCGTCGAACTCCCGATATCAAATGATGCAGGATTTTCTGGTTCACGCACGCGGACATCCAGCTCCGCTTCGATGGCAGGCCGTACAGGTGAGTAATGTCGCGGTTCGGCGCATCGAAGGCGGCGCGGGGAATCCATCATTCGCATTTTTTGGCACCAATGACAACAACCTGTATCCCGGTACGCCAGCCGAAAATGCTCGTAATGTGATAGGCGCATATTGTGGTTACTACGATGGGTCCGTATCGTTTTCTCAGACCAAAGACTTCAAATGGGCACTTTGGAATACCTGGGGCTCCGGCCTGTATTTTGCTCACCGCCAATATGAGCCGTGA
- a CDS encoding helix-turn-helix domain-containing protein: MKRVSAPQRAMRKADAADPGQWLRDALSGMLRATPDDVIARNGWPAKAMRGQSIAAHRKWLGKHSDDDPEVCIAISGRAIIEIDTRRFSLVPPRFAVIEPGVPHSEAFVRRSESYNVIWLRITRGSVLGQVCPYYLPEEWDRIATYSVPSSVAPLLYDRLSDAENQVIPDQFDGFRAELVAVLAAMLLKATKPTPPRNVRHDPSTGRIRPPHHAIIEHLKKQILHDLSRPLNINQFAQATRLTPAYIRLLFKRSMGMSIHEFLLRHRMDEAMRLCRETPMLVKEIARRVGYSDPLYFSRVFQTYHRCWPTEVQRNNADLLNQASTN; the protein is encoded by the coding sequence ATGAAGCGAGTAAGCGCGCCGCAACGAGCGATGCGAAAAGCCGACGCCGCTGACCCCGGCCAGTGGTTGCGCGATGCACTATCCGGAATGCTGCGCGCAACACCCGACGATGTGATAGCGCGGAACGGCTGGCCGGCGAAGGCGATGCGCGGTCAAAGCATCGCGGCACACCGTAAGTGGCTGGGTAAACACAGCGATGATGACCCCGAAGTATGTATCGCTATTTCCGGTCGCGCGATTATCGAGATTGACACCCGCCGCTTTTCACTGGTCCCGCCGCGATTTGCTGTGATCGAGCCGGGGGTTCCACACAGTGAAGCATTTGTGCGACGCTCCGAATCCTACAACGTCATCTGGCTGCGCATTACCCGCGGTTCGGTGCTCGGCCAGGTCTGCCCCTACTACCTGCCGGAGGAGTGGGACCGAATCGCAACGTACTCCGTACCTTCGTCCGTCGCGCCGTTGTTGTACGACCGGCTGAGCGATGCTGAAAATCAGGTGATTCCCGATCAGTTCGATGGCTTCCGCGCCGAGCTGGTTGCGGTACTTGCAGCCATGCTGCTCAAGGCGACCAAGCCGACACCCCCGCGCAACGTGCGGCATGATCCGTCCACCGGACGCATTCGCCCGCCGCATCACGCTATCATCGAGCATCTCAAAAAACAGATTCTCCATGATCTGAGCCGCCCATTGAACATCAATCAGTTCGCACAGGCGACACGTCTGACCCCGGCTTACATACGGCTGCTGTTCAAGCGTTCGATGGGAATGAGCATCCACGAATTTCTACTGCGACATCGGATGGATGAAGCGATGCGTCTCTGCCGCGAAACACCCATGCTCGTCAAAGAGATCGCAAGGCGGGTGGGCTATTCCGATCCGTTGTATTTCAGCCGCGTGTTTCAAACCTATCATCGTTGCTGGCCAACCGAAGTGCAGCGCAATAATGCTGACCTCTTGAATCAGGCATCAACAAATTGA
- a CDS encoding prepilin-type N-terminal cleavage/methylation domain-containing protein — MRIFVSNRQRGLSRGFTLIELLVVIAIIALLIGLLLPALSRAKEVSRRLACLSNVRQLGILSSAYAVEFKNRFPIENRNLVSNWLALNAFRGDIYAWFALPETVWKCPSEPYIVTDNVSTQHGSMYDFNIPFKITGYCYVANGYGTPSNSPEADPTRRPTGTDDRKASERTVFADQVWFELGFQGMASASYPGLEKMRYGYMINHRVPGPNPARVEGANHSFADGHGAWVFNYPDPLVPGVPANGGNGSVIHFLGYNTTYWW, encoded by the coding sequence ATGCGGATATTCGTCAGCAACCGTCAGCGAGGACTCAGCCGGGGGTTCACGCTTATCGAACTCCTCGTGGTGATCGCGATCATTGCGCTGCTCATCGGGTTGTTGCTCCCTGCACTGAGTCGGGCAAAAGAGGTTTCCCGACGGCTGGCCTGCCTGAGCAACGTGCGACAGTTGGGGATACTTTCCTCGGCTTATGCGGTCGAGTTCAAAAATCGTTTCCCCATCGAGAATCGCAATCTTGTTTCCAACTGGCTGGCTCTGAATGCGTTTCGTGGCGATATCTACGCATGGTTTGCTCTCCCGGAGACTGTCTGGAAGTGTCCCAGCGAACCGTACATCGTGACGGACAATGTCTCCACTCAGCATGGTTCGATGTACGATTTCAATATTCCGTTCAAAATCACCGGGTATTGCTACGTCGCCAACGGCTACGGCACACCAAGCAACTCTCCTGAGGCGGATCCAACCCGCAGGCCGACGGGTACGGATGATCGAAAAGCGTCGGAACGCACGGTCTTTGCTGATCAGGTCTGGTTTGAACTCGGCTTCCAGGGGATGGCGAGTGCCAGTTATCCGGGGCTGGAGAAGATGCGCTACGGATACATGATTAACCATCGGGTACCCGGCCCGAACCCGGCTCGTGTCGAGGGTGCCAACCATTCCTTTGCCGATGGTCACGGCGCGTGGGTGTTCAACTATCCTGATCCGCTTGTCCCCGGCGTCCCCGCCAACGGCGGCAACGGATCAGTCATTCACTTTCTGGGGTACAACACAACCTATTGGTGGTGA